The nucleotide window GAAGGTACATGGGATAGCGCATTAGAAATGGCAGGTGGAAGAAACAACCTTATAGCCGGCTGCACCGTACGAAACACAGGAATTATGGGAATACACATTAATAAAGGATGGTTTCATGGTATAGTAGGTTGCGATATATATGATACCGGAGAGGGAGGAGTTAAACTAAACGGTGGGGATGTAGAAAAACTTATCCCAGGAGGCCATTATGTTGAGAATAACCATATATACAGGTTTAACAGGTTTAGTTTTGGGGGAGAAAAATTTGGAATTTCAATGCAAGAAGGAATCGGTAACAGAGCTTCACACAATGTGGTGTATGATTCCCCTTACATTGGAATAGCATTCAGCGAAAATGACAATATTATTGAATATAACGAAGTTTACGATACTATGTATGAAGGCCAAGATGGTGGCGCCATATACAATCACAATAGACAAGCATATTTAAGAGGCAGAGGTAATGTGATGCGTTACAATTTTATCCATCATATAACTTCACATTCTTCTCCCACCAGGCCAAGTCTTGCCGCAGGTATTACCATAGACGGAGTCAACGGAGCTATGACTATGGAAGGCAATATATTTTACCGTAACGCTCCTGCTATATTTACCCACGGACCAGATGCCCGCATTGAAAACAATTTCTTTATAGACAATGCGCAGGGTATTCTTATGGGGAGAAGGTTACACCTTAGCCATACAGGGCTACACAGACTTTTACCCACGGTTGAACAACTTTTTAAAGAGGTCAATTACAAACAACCCCCTTGGAATTACAGGTATCCACAAGCAGTACAAGTGTTTGAAGATACGTTACCCCTCGGGAAAACTGAAAAAAACATAATAGAAAGGAATATAAATAGCAAGGGCTTTTTTCTACAAATTCCTCTATCTATAAACGCAAAAAATAGTATTATTAAAAATAACTGGGACCAAGGTGACCCATTGTTTGTAGATGCACAAAATATGGATTTCAGACTTAGGCCAGGCTCACCTGTATTTGGAATAAGCGGGGTTGAACCTGTGTATTTTGAAAATATGGGATTATACAAAGACCAACTGCGTGCTAGCTGGCCAGTAGAAAAAGCTCCTGCAGGTAAATACTACCAAGCCGATAAAACCCTAAACAGACTCGACCAACAGGATACCGACCCTATGACACGTAGATTCCCACCATTAAAAAGAATTAGCGAAGCTCGCGAATATCAAGTAAAGAGAAGAACGTCTCCCATAACGATAGACGGCAACCTTGATAACACTGAATGGCTACAACTTGATAAAGGTAAAGCCATGCTCATAGAAGAAAATCATATAACAGGCAAAATAAAGGAAGGAGCAAGAAGTTACGCGTGGCTCTTGTTTGACGATAATTACCTTTATTTAGGAATAGAGAACTGCCCTGACCCATGGAAAGAAGGCCTTAAAAAAGAGTTATCTTCTTCTTTAAACGAAATCACAATAGAAGGTATTTTTGGTAAAAACACACCCTGGTGGGAAAAAGATATGCCGATAGGTCCTCTTTACACATTTAGTGGACACTCAGACGGTAATTTCAAAATACACGACCTTTATGGGATGCCTTTAGAATCGGCAGAATTGATTCAAAAAAACATAGAATATAAGACCAAAATAATAGATCCAAAAACCTATCACTGGACAGCAGAATGGAAGATACCATTTTCAGTTCTTTCTATGTCAGTTAAGGATATCAGTTCGCTGAAATTCAATATCGGAGGACCCAAAAGAGAAGGGTGGGTCTGCTGGGTAGCAACTGGTAGCTCATTGTGGCGCATAGACAACGCTGGCTCTATAAAGTTTTCCGAATAAACGAAGGTCTAACTTTCAAATAAGTGCGCCCTTTAAGCAACGATAAGGTTAAGTATTTTGTTCTGTATATATATCTGTCTTTTTATTGTTTTGCCCTCAATCCACTTTAAAAAGGTAGTATCTTTCATAACACCACGTAAAACGTCTGCCTCTGTTGCTCCATAAGAAACTTTAATTTTACCTCTAACTTTTCCGTTCACCTGAACAACCACCATAACTTCTTTATCCAATATCAACTCTTCACTCCATTTTGGCCACTCCTCAACAGTAATAGAGGTCTCTTTTAGGTGTTTGTTCCATAGTTCTTCTGCAAAATGAGGCGTAAAAGGAGCAAGTATTTTAATGAAATCCAGCCACGCAGAAACAAGTTTTCCTTTTGAAACTTTACCAGCTTCAAGTATTTTGCTCAACTCGTTGATAAACTCCATCATTTTTGCTATCGCAGTATTAAACTGGAATTCACGTTCAATATCTTCTGTAACTCCTTTAACAACTCTGTTTATAATTTTTATCAAATGGTTATCATCATCATCATTACTGCCAGTATTTTGATATTTGAGTATTCTTTCATTAAAACCCCATACCCTATTAACAAACCTCCACGCTCCTTCAATACCTGTTTCAGCCCATTCAAGGTCAAGTTCCGGAGGTGCAGCAAAAAGAATAAAAAGTCTTAACGTATCAGCACCATATTTATTTATGATTTCTCTTGGGTCAACAACATTACCCTTAGATTTTGACATTTTCGACCCATCTTTAATAATCATTCCTTGACACAGTAGATTCTTAAAAGGTTCTGAGAAAGAAACATACCCCATATCTTTAAGCGCTTTAACAAAAAACCTGCTATAAAGAAGGTGGAGTATTGCGTGCTCTATACCTCCTATATACTGGTCAACAGGCATCCAATAGTCAACCTCTTCCCTATCAAAAGCCTTATCTTCATAAACCTCTGAAGCGTATCTCAAAAAATACCAAGAAGAGTCCATAAAAGTATCCATTGTATCTGTTTCACGTTTAGCGTTCTCTTTACAGACAGGACATTTACATTCAACAAACTCTTTTATTTTTTTAAGAGGTGATTCTCCCGTACCAGTAAACTCAACATTGTAGGGTAGGGTTATAGGAAGTTCTTCCTCCGGAACAGGAACAATCCCACATTTATCGCAATATATTATTGGAATAGGCGTCCCCCAATACCTTTGTCTTGATATACACCAATCCCTAAGGCTATAATTTATGGTCTTCTTTCCACGTCCTTCAGATTCAAGACTTTTAGTAATCTCTTTAATACATTCTCTATTATGGAGCCCGTTAAATTGGGCAGAGTTAATCATAACTCCTTCACCCTCATAAGCATAATCTTGGCTTTCAGTACCATCACTCCATTCAGGGTTTTTTATAACAAACCTTACAGGAAGTTTATATTTATGTGCAAACTCAAAATCTCTCTGGTCGTGGGCAGGTACAGCCATAATCGCTCCTGTGCCGTACTCCATAAGAACATAGTTACCTATCCATATAGGTATCTCTTGGTTATTCACAGGGTTAACCGCTTTTATTCCAGTATCAACACCCTCTTTTTCCATTTTTGCTGTAATCTCTGCAGTAATATTCTGGTTCAAGACTTTTTTCAAAAAAACCTCAACAGAGTCTTTCACAGGACTTATTGAAAGAATCTCTTTAACAATAGGGTGGCGAGGAGAAATAACCATATAGGTTGCCCCAAAAAGCGTATCTGCTCTGGTGGTATAGACTGGAAGATTCTTATTTAACGCAGGAACATTAAAAGATATTTCAGCGCCCTCGCTCCTACCTATCCAGTTTTTCTGCATAAGAATTACCCGTTCAGGCCAGTTAGAAATACCAGAAAAATCGAGAAGTTTTTCTGCGTAATCGGTTATTTTAATAAACCATTGAGGAAACTCTTTCTGCTCGACAGGAGAATTACATCTCCAACACCCACCATCTACTACCTGTTCGTTAGCAAGGACTGTCTGACACGAAGAACACCAGTTTGCAGGTGAAAGTTTTTTATAGATAAGCCCATATTTATATAACTGCAGAAAGAAAAATTGGTTCCATCTATAATATTCTGGTGCGCAAGTTACAACCTGCCTTTCCCAACAGTATGATATACCCAATCTTTTAAGTTGGCTACTGATAGTTTCTATATTTTTATATGTCCAATCCTTCGGATGAACATTCTGTTTTATAGCGGCATTTTCAGCAGGCATACCAAAAGCATCGTACCCTATCGGATGAAGGATGTTATACTGTTTCATCTTCATAAATCTGGCTAAAACATCTCCAATGGTATAGTTTCTTACGTGCCCCATATGCATTTGAGCAGAAGTATATGGAAACATTTCTAAAACGTAGAATTTCTTCTTATCTTTAAGAAATGTAGCTCTATCAATTCCTGTCTCTTCCCACCTTGCTTGCCATTTTTCTTCTATCTCCTTAAACCTATATTTTTCCATACTTCTCTCCCAATTTTCTCAATATTTTTAAGTTCCTAATATCATCAGCAGGGGTATCTTTTGGAGTTTCTATAATATAAGGTAGTGTTCCAAAATAATCATCTTTAATAAGATTTTCAAAACCTTTTAAACCAATATGTCCTTCTCCTATATGCTGATGCCTATCTGACCTGGAACCTTTTGAGGTCAGAGAATCATTTGCGTGAACCATTAAAATATACCTTAAACCAAAAGATTTTTCAATTTCGCTTTTTAGGTTTTCAACAAACCCTTCAGTAGCCAAATCGTACCCTGATTCAAAAGCGTGCGCTGTGTCAAAACAGACTCCCGCTTTACCGTTTAGTTTATCAAGAATCTCTCCCAACTCATTCCATTTACTACCAACAGAATCTCCTTGTCCGGCAGTATTTTCAAGGAGAATTTTAACATTTCCTCCTACAAAATTTTTAAGATTATCTGCAACAGAAGCAACCCCATAGTTAATCCCCATACCTTTATGACTCCCTGGATGGATAACATAGTAAGCAACCCCCATCTTTTCACATTCCTCAAGTTCTACTTCAAGAACCTTACAAGACTTGTGTATTATAGTTTTATCAGGTGTAGCAAAATTGACAAGGTAGGGCATATGCACAGCAATAGGAAACACTTTTTTGGTTTCTGAGTCTTTTTTAAACTCTACCAACTCTTCATCGTCTCTACTTTTTCTGTTCCACCCTCTGGGGTTATGAAGAAAAATCTGACAACAATCACAGTTAAGTAGAAGGGTAGTTTCCAATACTGAATTAAGTTTTTTACCTAAAAAAATATGTGCGCCTATTTTCATTTTCTTTGACTTTTTATTTATTTAGTTTAATATTATTTAATGATAATGTAAAATAAAACTTTAATTCCCCAGTTCGTCTTTACGAGTTATGCTGATGAAGGTGGTAACTTTGGGGGCAAATGTCATACTTTCGCCTTAGTCAAGAGCAAAGAAAAGGAATACCTCCCGTCTTTGCCCTCTCCCCCAAGGGTAGAGGCAAGTAAGGAAAGATTGCATTGCGAGGATTTCTTAGCATGGCAAATAGCACTCCTCGTAAGACAAACACAAGGGGTTGGATTTTACAAAACTTTTTTTAAAACTTTGGAGAACTAAATGAAAAGAAAAATAAAAATAGGGATTATTGGAGCAGGAGGGATAGCTCAATATGCGCATATCCCAACTTATAAAAAGGCAGAAAACGTTGAAATAACATCAATAGCAGACACAAACGTAGAGAAACTAAAATATGCGTCTCAAAAATTTGATATTCCAAAAACTTTCACAAACTGGGAAGATATGCTCAACGAAGATATTGATGCCGTTAGTATCTGCACCCCCAACATTTTCCATTCCATACAGTCTATCAAAGCTATGGAAGCAGGTAAACACGTTCTTTGTGAAAAACCTTTATGCCTAACAGAGCAAGAAGTTGAAGATGTTTTCAATACATCGGAAAAAACAAAAATGAAATTTATGGGCGCTATGCCAAAACGGTACTCTGGCGAGGCTCAGATAATGAAAAAACTTATAGAGAACGGACATTTTGGCGAAATTTATTATATGAAAGCCAGTTATATGAGAAGAAGAGGTATTCCAGGACTCAACACTTGGTTCACAAATAAAAGACTCGCAGGTGGTGGACCAATGATGGACTTAGGTGTTCATATCATCGATTTCTTAATCTACCTAACAGGTATTTTTAACCCAGTAACAGTTTTTGGTACCACCTACTCTAAATTTTTTGATTCAACCACCGACGGCGGTTGGCCACCACTTGATACAAGAATAGGGAACAAATTTATTGAAGAAGTAAATGTAGAAGACCTTTCTTCTGGTTTTGTTAAATTTGCAAATGGAGCAACTCTTTTTGTTGAAACAAGTTGGGCGGGCAATTGTGAAACGGGTACAAAAATAAGTATTTTAGGCACAAAAGCTGGAGCCCAATTACCAGACCCCGAAAACGCCAAAAACCCTATTAAAATATTTGGTGAAATTGAAGAAGTTTTATCAGATACAATCCCAACAATCCCTCCAACCAAAGCATTTGATGAAGAGATTAACCATTTTCTTAAATGTGTAAGAGAAGATGTTGACACAGGAACAAAAAAAGATGAAATCCTTACCGTTACCCGTATAATAGACGGCATATACAGATCTGCTGAGTCAGGTAAACCTATTATGTACTAAAACAATTAAAGAGGAAAAGTGAAAAACAAAAAAGATTTTTTTAAAAAAAGTGATAGGTACAAACCGTCTACAAAAAAAGAAACTCCAAAAAAGGCTGGGAAAAAAGAGTTTTCTACATCAAGACAGCGTACCTATACAAAAGAGACAGAACCTCTTCTTGAGCAATATAAACTCAGCAAAGGGTTGATACAGATTTATACAGGAGACGGGAAAGGTAAAACTTGCACAGTAATAGGTCTTACCCTTAGGGCTTCGGGGGCAGGGTTAAAAACTGGTTTTTTTCAGTTCTTTAAAAGACCGTTCTCTTCTGAAATAAAAGTTTTAAGGGAACTAAAAAATATACATTTTTACACCTTTGCTTCACACTATTATCAGTCTGAATATATAACTAAAGAAGAAATTAAAAGATTTAAAGCCGATTTTAAAAATGTTTGGAAAAAAACTTTAAGTATTATAGAAAAGAATTCTTACGACATAATAATTCTTGATGAGATACTTGTTGCTTTAAGAGATGGCTTTTTAAGCGAGAACGAACTTTTAGATTTTATTCAGAACAAAAATCGTACAACTGAACTAATTATTACTGGCAGAGACATTACAGACAAACTAACAGAAGTTGCCGACCTAATAACTGAACTAAAAAAAATCAAACATCCTTTCCCCGACATTAAAGCACGAAAAGGGATAGATTTTTAACAAAGAAAACCTATTATGAAACTTAAAGTTGGAATAATTGGAGCGGGTGGAATTGCACAGTATGCTCATATCCCTTCTTACCAAAAGAATAGTGATATTGAAGTTGTTGCGATATCCGATACTAACCAAGAAAAATTGAAGACCGTCTCAGAAAAATTTAAGATACCTTTAACATTTAGCAGATGGGATGAAATGCTTAGCGAAGATTTAGATATTATAAGTATCTGTACCCCCAGCGTTTTTCACTTCCCTCAATCAGTAAAAGCTATGGAGTTAGGCAAACACGTGTTATGTGAAAAACCTATATGTATTAGTTCAAAAGAATTAAAAGAAATATTCAAAGTTTCAAGTAATACAGGTATGAAGTTTATGGGAGCAATGCATAAAAGGTTTTCTGGGGAAGCACAAGTACTAAAAAAAATAATCAAAAACGGACATCTGGGAAAGATTTATTATACAAAAGCAAGTTGGGTAAGAAGAAGAGGAATACCTTACCCCGGTTCGTGGTTCACAAACAAGAGTTTATCAGGTGGCGGAACTCTTATGGATATAGGGGTCCACGCAATAGATTTACTGATATACCTTACAGGGATTTCAGAACCAGAATTTGTCATAGGCGCAACTTACAACAAATTTAAAGATATAGCCACCGACGGCGGCTGGCCCCCACCTGATACAAGAAAAGGGGATAAATATACTGGTATCATAGATGTTGAAGAACTTGCGACAGGGTTTATAAAATTTAAAGGTGGAGAAACTCTTTTTGCAGAAGCGTGCTGGGCTGGAAATCTAAAAACTGATTTCAGTATAGATATATTAGGAACAAAAGGTGGAGCTCGTATAGTCAATCCAGGTGAAAGAAAGAAAAACTCATTAACTATTTATGGCGAAATAGAAGGCGTGATTTCAGATTTCACACCTACAGTTCCTATAACGAATCCTTTTCAGGAAGAAATAGAACATTTTGTTGACTGTATCAAAAACGATAGGATGCCCCTTACAAGCAGAGAAGAACTCCTTACTGTAATGGAAATCATTGAAGGCATATATCATTCAGCAACAAGCAATAGTTAAACAAGCAGGGGGAAAAAAGTATGGGGTGTTATTTACTCACTCTGGTACTACGGCGCATACACCTTCCCATTTTTGCCCTCTACCCTTGGGGGAGAGGAGTGCTGGTGCGAAGAATAATGAGCACTGTATAGCACAAAGGGCGAGTCGGTGAGCCCGCTGACTGAAGCCGTAGGGCAAGAAAGGGTGAGGGGGACTTTATGCAGACTATAGCAAAAGAATAGCAATAAAAGAGTAGAACAAACAAAAAAAGGAGAGCAATATGGGTTTTATGAAAGAATTCAAAGAATTTGCAGTAAAAGGTAATGTTGTAGATATGGCAGTAGGTATTATAATAGGGGCAGCTTTTGGGAAAATAGTATCTTCCTTTGTTGGAGATGTCATAATGCCTCCCATTGGAGCTTTACTCGGTGGGGTGAATTTTACTGAGTTAGCAATAATTATAAAAGAAGCATCTCCCGATACTCCTGCTGTTGTTATCTCATACGGAAAGTTTATCCAAACTCTGGTCGATTTTTTAATTGTAGCCTTTGCAATATTTGTTGTTATAAAAGGATTAAATTCTTTAAAACGGAAAGAAGTACCTGCTCCTGTTGAACCACCAGCACCTGGCAAAGAAGAAGTTCTACTTACAGAAATAAGAGACTTGCTTAAAAAAAATAACAAATAGCTAAGTCAAACCTTTGTTTATATTGCAGGGAGGTAAAACAAATGGTAAAAGCAGAGACAAAATACCTACCGTTCAATATAAAAGGTTATCCAAAATTTAATATAGCATACTGGGAACTAAATTCAGGGAAAAAAGGACCGTCTCTTCTTGTAACTTCTTGCTTACACGGCAACGAAGTTCAAGGAAGCGAAGTTCTTAGAAGATTCTGCCCCATAGCCGAAAAGAAACTTTTAAAAGGACGAATGATTCTTGTTCCGTTTGCCAACCCTCTTGCTCTGTGGAACAGAAGGCCTCATATAATTTCAACCCGTGCACACCCTAAAGGCAAGGAGATATGGGACGAAGAAAGGAAAATTTTTAGGTTTGACCTTCGCGACAACATAAACTGCACTTGGCCTGGAAACCCAAAAGGAAACGAGGCAGAACAGATAACAAATATTCTGTTTAACAAACTTGTAAAACAGGCAACACACCTAATAGATATGCACTGTTAGCAGCGTTTTCTTATTACTACTGGTCTTAGTAGCGATAATGAAAAAATACTTGATTTTGTAAAAGCAGCCGCACTTCCTGCGATATATATCAACAAACTCAGTCCTGAAAAACCCGGACTTTCCAAACCTCCGTATCTTCTAAGCACACTATTTGAAGCAACAGGCAGAATCAGTTTTGATATGGAATTTTCTGGACAGTATATTATCGTAGAAAAAGAAGTGGAGAGGGGCGTAAGGATGTTAGGCAACTGTTCTAAGTATCTTGAAATGTTCAAAGGCAAACCTGAAGGGCTCGATGAAACAGTCATATTTAAAGATAAAAACTCAAAAGAAGTTACTGTCACAGCACCTGAAAACGGACTATTTGTAGAGAATGGTCTTTCCAATGGCGACTATGTGAAAAAAGGAAGTATTCTTGGGGTAATCTTTAGCGACAGAACACTTAAAACTATCAAAATAAAAGCACCTGTCAGCGGATATCTTTATTCATACGGTCATAACAAAAGGTTTTGTGATGTTGATCTGGCTGATACGCATCCTTACGCAGCAAGGGCGACACTCTGGCAATAATTATAGAATCCCCCCAAAAGAAGACTAAATAATTTACACTTAACTATACAGTTATTTCGTACTTCTGGTTGCCACCTGTGCCTGCTTTTAAAAGAATACTACCTAACCGTTTACCTTTTGAGGAAACAAACCATTCTACCTTATTACCGCTAATACCAGGCAGGTGCCCTAAATCATAGAAAGAAGTTAAAGAAAGAAGTTTTGATTTTTCTGAAAGAACAAATTCAACCTGAACAGTTTGTAACCTTTTTAAAGATTTACCTTTATTAGTAATATTGGTAGGTAACGCCCCGTTATTTCTTACTGCCGCTCTTATTCTATAAATACCATCTCCAACAGATTCTGTTTTTATCTCTTCAATTAAAACATTTGGATGCATCTCCGAATGTTTAATAGTAAAACTATATGTTCTTTTAGAGATTTCTTCTAATTTGCTTAAAGATGGGTTCCCTACATAAGTACTACGTAATCCTCCAATCTCCACTTCGCCCAACTGAGGATGAACAAATCTTTTCCAATTTACAAAAAACTCTTCTTTATTCTTTTGAGTATCTATCCATTTAGCAAGTTTTCTTGATATCTCTACAATATCTTCTTCTTTTACTGCTTTAAACTGTTCCTCTGTAGATATTCCAGCACTATTGGTAAGAACCCCCAACTCAAACTCAAATACAAACAACCCAAGATGATGATACCCAAAATTATGAAAATGGCCTCTAAGATTATTGTCACGCCTATTTACCTTATGGTATTTTATTACTGGGATTACTGGAAACCCTGTTTCTTTAGAACCTATCTGAGCAAGTTCTTCCATCATAATTAAATCTTCTTCGTTAATATCAGAATCACTTCCTGTAGATGGAGGTCTTAACACAGCTTCTGGACCTGTGTGATACCCAAGAATACCAAAAATATTCTTTCTGCTATGTATAAATTCTGCAATACATTTCATTTCTAATTCACTAAAAGGAAAATCACCAGACCCAGACTGTTCTGGCTCAGGACGCCAGTCATAAGACCAGTTTCTATTCCAATCGAAAGAACGCCCTCCTATTTTTATATTTTCGCTACCATCCCAATTATGGATTATGCCTTCAGGATATACTTTATAAAAAGGACCTTTAGAATTAAATTTTCTTCTAATCATCAACCTATCATCTTTAGGGTCCTTAATTAACGCTCCATCTGGATGTTCTCGCCTCATTGATAAAATCATTCCGTTACCATCAATATCTTGTTGATAAAGATTATTTGTTAATCTTATACTTTTATCTATTCTGCTTCTAACTCTACCCTGGGTAGTAACAGCAAATTCTGCTCCATCTGGATTTAGCCGAGGTATAATGTAGAAAGTTATACGTTTTAGAAGTTCTGGCTCCTCTTTAACTAACCTCATAGCCGTGTAGAGAGAAGCGTGTGTACCCGCTAACTCGTTTGAATGTATATTTCCGTGTATAAGATAAGCTGGTTTATCTTCTGGTTTGCCGCTTTTAAAATCTGTAACAGTAAGCAGATGAAGTTTTCTCCCTTCTCTGGAAGTTCCAATAGAACCAAGTTTACATAAGTCAGGACGTGTTTCTACTAAAGAATAAAGAAAATTTGTTACCTCTTCAAACTTCATAAAACTATCATAAGATAAATTAGGTATTTTTTTTAGATTTGGCATTTTAACCTCCTAAATTATATTTTATTGTAATATAAACTTCTTTACATTATATGCTATAATACCATATAAAAGTTATTTAAAATAGGAGAACTTATGGCAAAGAAGAAAAAGAAAAAAGTAGGTAATGTACCAATGCCTGTTTTAACAAAAGGCAAACTATTAAGGTTACTTTTTTTCGTCATTCTTGTATCTTTAGGGTTTATTCTCAAAAAATATTTACCAACAATAAACACTTTTGGTTGGGGGTTTACTTTAGGGTTAATATGTATGGCTATTTTAACAGGCTAGCTTTTCTTTACATATACATTTAATCTTATAAATGTAGGAATATTTTTGCAAAAAACTTGATTTTTACATCCCAATATAATATATTGTTATTAAAGAATATTCCGTCTTTGCGACGATATGCGAAGCAATTTCCTCGGAGGTACTCGAGCCGGAATCTCGTTTTTTTTACTACTATTGTTAAGTGGATTAAATTAGAAATCCTGAAACAAGTTCAGGATGGTAAACTGGAACGTTGAAGGCACAAAACAGTAATAAAATAGGAGTCTCGAATGGAAAAATTATGGAGTTGGGCTGTAAGAGGTTCTCATTTCGGTGGAAAAACGCATGAAGAAATCATATCTATTTGTCATTACGCTAACATTGCTTCAGTAGAAGCAAACGTTGGCTGGGTTATAAACAGATCCGAAGAAGAGATTGTTGCCATTAAAGATAAATACCAAAAAAATGCTTTAAGGTTAGAAACTTTCCACCTTCCCAATGGTTTAGAGGGCGATATATGTGCCTTATATGAAACTATCAGGGAAAAAGCAGTTCAAATACAAAGTAAAATGATATATAACGCTTCCTTATTAGGATGCAGGGCAGTAATACTACACCCAACAACCACTTCTTATAATGTTGATAAAGAAGGTGTTGACAGGTACATTTCTCAGATGAGCAAAAGTATGGAAGTCTTACTTGAAATTGCAGAAAAAGAAAACGTGGTTATAGCAATAGAAAATATGTTGCCTGGCGATGATAACAACAGGTTTGGCTCCAAACCGAGCCATTTCAAACTTTTTATTGAAAGATTTTCTCATCCCAACTGCGGTTTCTGTCTTGATACTGGCCATGCACACGTTTCATTAGGTCAAGAAGGACCTGAAAAATTATTTGAAGTAATGTCAAAACGCCTTGTAGCAGTACACCTTCAAGATAACGCAGGATACACAGATTCTCACCTTGCTCCCGGTAAAGGTCTAATAAACTGGAAAAACATTTTTCAGGGTATGGTTAAAATAAAATTTAAATGGGCAGCCACTATTGAAGCACCCCCTTTCTATTACGGTCCTAACTATACTCACAGCAAGGAATCCTGGAAACAGTTAATAACAGATACAGATAACTTGGTTAAAGAAAGTTTTTCATAAATTATATTAAAGTTAACTCTTCGTAAGATAAAATATTACGAAGTAAAAATCATAATCTTGCACAAACAAAGGCAAGTAAGGAGGCATTATGTTTAGATACTCAGCTGGACCTTGGAACGTACACGAAGGTGCTGATATTTTTGGACCAGAAGTAAGAAAATCTATTACATTTGAAGAAAAAGTTTACAAGTTTAAAGAACTCGGTTTATCAGGTGTACAATTTCATGACGACGACGCTGTCCCAGAAATAGCTAAAATGAACGAAACCGAAATAAAAGCTCAAGCTCGTGAAGTTAGGGCGTTTCTTGACAAAGTAGGTATGGCAGCTGAATTTGTTGCTCCACGACTATGGCTTGCCCCTGAAACTATTGA belongs to bacterium and includes:
- a CDS encoding Gfo/Idh/MocA family oxidoreductase, whose protein sequence is MKRKIKIGIIGAGGIAQYAHIPTYKKAENVEITSIADTNVEKLKYASQKFDIPKTFTNWEDMLNEDIDAVSICTPNIFHSIQSIKAMEAGKHVLCEKPLCLTEQEVEDVFNTSEKTKMKFMGAMPKRYSGEAQIMKKLIENGHFGEIYYMKASYMRRRGIPGLNTWFTNKRLAGGGPMMDLGVHIIDFLIYLTGIFNPVTVFGTTYSKFFDSTTDGGWPPLDTRIGNKFIEEVNVEDLSSGFVKFANGATLFVETSWAGNCETGTKISILGTKAGAQLPDPENAKNPIKIFGEIEEVLSDTIPTIPPTKAFDEEINHFLKCVREDVDTGTKKDEILTVTRIIDGIYRSAESGKPIMY
- the leuS gene encoding leucine--tRNA ligase, which gives rise to MEKYRFKEIEEKWQARWEETGIDRATFLKDKKKFYVLEMFPYTSAQMHMGHVRNYTIGDVLARFMKMKQYNILHPIGYDAFGMPAENAAIKQNVHPKDWTYKNIETISSQLKRLGISYCWERQVVTCAPEYYRWNQFFFLQLYKYGLIYKKLSPANWCSSCQTVLANEQVVDGGCWRCNSPVEQKEFPQWFIKITDYAEKLLDFSGISNWPERVILMQKNWIGRSEGAEISFNVPALNKNLPVYTTRADTLFGATYMVISPRHPIVKEILSISPVKDSVEVFLKKVLNQNITAEITAKMEKEGVDTGIKAVNPVNNQEIPIWIGNYVLMEYGTGAIMAVPAHDQRDFEFAHKYKLPVRFVIKNPEWSDGTESQDYAYEGEGVMINSAQFNGLHNRECIKEITKSLESEGRGKKTINYSLRDWCISRQRYWGTPIPIIYCDKCGIVPVPEEELPITLPYNVEFTGTGESPLKKIKEFVECKCPVCKENAKRETDTMDTFMDSSWYFLRYASEVYEDKAFDREEVDYWMPVDQYIGGIEHAILHLLYSRFFVKALKDMGYVSFSEPFKNLLCQGMIIKDGSKMSKSKGNVVDPREIINKYGADTLRLFILFAAPPELDLEWAETGIEGAWRFVNRVWGFNERILKYQNTGSNDDDDNHLIKIINRVVKGVTEDIEREFQFNTAIAKMMEFINELSKILEAGKVSKGKLVSAWLDFIKILAPFTPHFAEELWNKHLKETSITVEEWPKWSEELILDKEVMVVVQVNGKVRGKIKVSYGATEADVLRGVMKDTTFLKWIEGKTIKRQIYIQNKILNLIVA
- a CDS encoding cob(I)yrinic acid a,c-diamide adenosyltransferase, which codes for MKNKKDFFKKSDRYKPSTKKETPKKAGKKEFSTSRQRTYTKETEPLLEQYKLSKGLIQIYTGDGKGKTCTVIGLTLRASGAGLKTGFFQFFKRPFSSEIKVLRELKNIHFYTFASHYYQSEYITKEEIKRFKADFKNVWKKTLSIIEKNSYDIIILDEILVALRDGFLSENELLDFIQNKNRTTELIITGRDITDKLTEVADLITELKKIKHPFPDIKARKGIDF
- a CDS encoding right-handed parallel beta-helix repeat-containing protein, which gives rise to LVRFAPVVRDTPYYFYNILSELSVPGEFYIDRDTGNLYFYPPDKIEGSEMIVSTLNSPIINIKDTSNLLLYGLTLEGTWDSALEMAGGRNNLIAGCTVRNTGIMGIHINKGWFHGIVGCDIYDTGEGGVKLNGGDVEKLIPGGHYVENNHIYRFNRFSFGGEKFGISMQEGIGNRASHNVVYDSPYIGIAFSENDNIIEYNEVYDTMYEGQDGGAIYNHNRQAYLRGRGNVMRYNFIHHITSHSSPTRPSLAAGITIDGVNGAMTMEGNIFYRNAPAIFTHGPDARIENNFFIDNAQGILMGRRLHLSHTGLHRLLPTVEQLFKEVNYKQPPWNYRYPQAVQVFEDTLPLGKTEKNIIERNINSKGFFLQIPLSINAKNSIIKNNWDQGDPLFVDAQNMDFRLRPGSPVFGISGVEPVYFENMGLYKDQLRASWPVEKAPAGKYYQADKTLNRLDQQDTDPMTRRFPPLKRISEAREYQVKRRTSPITIDGNLDNTEWLQLDKGKAMLIEENHITGKIKEGARSYAWLLFDDNYLYLGIENCPDPWKEGLKKELSSSLNEITIEGIFGKNTPWWEKDMPIGPLYTFSGHSDGNFKIHDLYGMPLESAELIQKNIEYKTKIIDPKTYHWTAEWKIPFSVLSMSVKDISSLKFNIGGPKREGWVCWVATGSSLWRIDNAGSIKFSE
- a CDS encoding deoxyribonuclease IV, with amino-acid sequence MKIGAHIFLGKKLNSVLETTLLLNCDCCQIFLHNPRGWNRKSRDDEELVEFKKDSETKKVFPIAVHMPYLVNFATPDKTIIHKSCKVLEVELEECEKMGVAYYVIHPGSHKGMGINYGVASVADNLKNFVGGNVKILLENTAGQGDSVGSKWNELGEILDKLNGKAGVCFDTAHAFESGYDLATEGFVENLKSEIEKSFGLRYILMVHANDSLTSKGSRSDRHQHIGEGHIGLKGFENLIKDDYFGTLPYIIETPKDTPADDIRNLKILRKLGEKYGKI